The sequence below is a genomic window from Papio anubis isolate 15944 chromosome X, Panubis1.0, whole genome shotgun sequence.
tggtgtgatattggctcactgcacactctacctcccaggttcacgccattttcctgccacagcctcctgagtagctgggactacaggcgcccgccactgtgcctggctaattttttgtatttttagtagagacagggtttcaccgtgttagccaggatggtctcgatctcctgaccttgcgatctgcccgcctcggcctcccaaagtgctgggattacaggcatgaaccaccacgcctggcctctgatCTCCACTTTTCATCACTCACAAAGCTCAAAGATTTGGAAAGCTTTCTCTATTTGGTTTCCAGAGCTGTAGTCGAAATAGTCTTTCTAGAAGATGCTCTGTCCATAGTATGGGATGGACTTAAAAAGTTGATTATTTAGCTTTATTGCTTAGAAAAGTTCTTTTTTATGTAAAGGAAATAAAGCCAACAATACAGTGTTTAGGGACATACATAGGTGGTAAAAtgaaagtggtttttttttttttttttctttttttgagacagtgttttgctcttgttgcccaggccggagtgcagtgacgtgatctgggctcattgcaacctctgcctcccaggttcaagcaattctcctgcctcagcctcccaagttgctgggattacaggcacccaccaccatgcccggctaatttttttatatttttagtagagacagggtttctccatgttggccaggctagtcttgaactcctgacctcaggtgatccacccccctcagcctcccaaagtgctgggattacagcgcccggccaggaaagtgttttttaaactaaaatggTAAGTATTCCAGCATCACTCACAATTTTTATCTTTACTAGACTTGAAATTACACAAGTAGTAAGTTCTTTGTAACAGAGTCAAACAGTAAAAACTAAAACTGACCCTACACAATTATCAGAAcacccaacaacagaaaaacTGACCCCATTCCTTGGCAGTTCCACTTCTACTCCCAACAGTTTGGAGTATAGCAGTAGTTCAGTCTTGTTCCTATACACAAACATTATGTATGTGTAGTTTTACCTAATCCAaacacatattattttttcttttttttttttttttttttttttttttttgagacggagtctcgctctgtcgcccaggctggagtgcagtggccggatctcagctcactgcaagctccgcctcccgggttcccgccattctcctgcctcagcctcccgagtagctgggactacaggcgccgccacctcgcccggctaattttttgtgtttttagtagagacggggtttcgccgtgttagccaggatggtctcgatctcctgaccttgtgatccgcccgtctcggcctcccaaagtgctgggattacaggcttgagctaccgcgcccggcctttttttctttaaaaagctatacatgtgtatatatgcatagttttataattaacttttttattacATAACAACTTCAGTCTTATTTTCATGACAGATCATATAGATTCTCGTTAAAAGTGCCTGTGACTGCATTGTATAAAACAAgtcttctggccaggcatggtggctcaagcctgtaatcccagcactttgggaggccgaggcaggcagatcacgaggttaggagatcaaggccatcctggctaacacggtgaaaccctgtctctactaaaaacacaaaaaattagctgggtgtggtggtgggtgcctgtaatcccagatactcaggagactgaggcaggagtatcatttgaacccgggaggcagaggttgcagtgagccaagatcatgccactgcactccaacctgggcgacagagtgagactccatcttaaaaacaaaaacaaaagccaagtgTTCTTGGTAgactggtggtgggaatgtaaattggtatcgTATATGATGttagattttaatttaaacaGGAAAATAGATTGTGGCTAATTTTGACTTTATTTGTCTGTAATTAAAGGTATGATTGATGAGGCTATTAACTCCTcctatcaccttttttttttttttttttttttttgtggtggattcacatacacacacacacacacatttatgtctattttaaagaacttttttcTATAATctgaacatgcctgtaatcccatgttGGTTAAAACATTCCGCGGCTTTGCTTGCTCAACCTCTTTGGAAAGCAGTTGGTATTACCCAATAAAATTGAACGTGTGCATACTCTACACTCAATATTTCCATGTGTGAACTGAGAGACATGCATATGAATATTCATGTTGATTGTGAAAGTAACAGGAAACAACCCACATATCCAACAGcaacagcagaatggataaaTGGTGGTATTTTTCATATCATGAAATACAAAGCACAGCGAAAACTGGCCAAGCGCGggggctcatgcatgtaatcccagcaatttgggaggctgagacgggtggatcacctgaggtcagagtttgaaaccagcctggccaacatggtgaaaccccatctctactaaaaatgcaaaaattggccgggtgcagtggcgggcacctgtaatcctagctacttggggggctgaggcatgagaatcgcttgaacctgggaggccgaggttgcagtgagctgagattgcaccactgcactacagcctgggtgacagagcaagattccatctcagaaaaagaaaaataaaacacacacacacacacacacacacaatgacgTAATGTTGAGCGAGgaaagctagacacaaaagaatacatttgaGTCCATTTAAATAAAGTTCAGTATGGGCAAAAGTAAGGCATATATGTTTTAgagattcatatatatttaatagctGGTAAAATTATCAAGAAAAGCAAGAAACTGAGTAATATACAATTCAGGACAATAGTTAACTTTGAGAGGGAAGGTAAAGGATATAATCTGAGAGGGACATGTGGGATTTGAAAGGTACTAGGAATGTGGGATTTGAAAGGTACTAGGAATGGTCTATTTCTTAAACTGGGTGGTGGGTACATGTTCTTTTAATTGCTTTATACTGTGTACATACGCTTTCTGCACTCTATGATATGTAACAAtaatactggctgggcatggtggctcacgcctgtaatcccagcactttgggaagccgtggcgagcagatcatctgaggtcgggagttcaagaccagcctgaccaacatggagaaaccccgtctctactaaaaatacaaaattagccgggcatggtggcgcatgccagtaatctattcaagaggctgagacaggagaattgcttgaacctgggaggtggagtttgcagtgagccgagatagcgtcattgcactccagcctggataacaagagggaaactccgtctcaaaaacaaaaagcgaaaaacaaaaacaataataccTTAAAAATTCTTAGTTGCTCTTGGAAGCAGGTAATATTTGATCATTGAGTTCTAAGTGGCTCAGTACCATTCAGTACTCAGTGATTTTGCTTATTTGAACATGTCACTAGATTTATTTATTGAAGCATCAGAGGTATTTTTGCAGCCAAGCCACAGAATTTATAGATTGTATTGCATCTGAATCCCAATCATTTCAAGTGAGCATTGTCTCCCTGATGGTGGCCCTGAGAGGACTACCTGTTAGAGGCGATAAAGAGGTAGAGAGGaaattgtaaatgtttataataatgtttGTGTTATTTAGTAATCTCAATCTTTATACTCACAGATAGTGCTTCAGACACTTCTGGCCTTTGCGGTTACCTGTTATGGTATAGTTCATATTGCAGGGGAATTTAAAGACATGGATGCCACTTCAGAACTGAAAAATAAGTAAGTCTTTCTCTTTTCATAGGCATCGCATTTCATAGAGGTTTGCtgtattcacataatttttaaaagtacgtTTTCTGGTACATAAAAGTTGgttttgtttctacattttgatTATGTAGTTTGTGTGAATAATGAGGTAAAAACATTGAGGTGGTATTTGATACtgtaagaaaaatggaagatgaaTGCCATATTATTCACAGTAGAATCAAAAAAATACGTTGCTTAAAATTATTGGTTGGTTGtatggacagatggatgaaaatatatagaaaaataatgccTCAGAATTTTTaaccttcctcccttcccccctcccttctttcccccctcccttccttcccccctcccttcctctctccttccatcCCTCTCTTCCTACCATCCTCTTTCtatcctcttgtctcagcttaGTCTTTGGGAGAATAAgtggttttctgtttcctctctcaCTTGAACCTAGTCTGTGAGATAAGCTCTGCTTCCAGGCCCTTTTCTACTACTGGATTAAAAGTATATTTGttattctgctttcctttttcttctggaaTACTTCTAAGCTATTTTCATGAACggtgtttgcttttatttttcatatttttactttcctAAAATCACCCTTTAGGTTTGTTCGATTCTATCTCTGGACTTTACTCACCTCCTTGATCCTGGACATGATACCCCTTTACAATATTTTCTTAGAAGGAATCACAGTAAACATTTATGTGTTAGAGGAAAGTCATATCCCCCTTTTACTTTTAGTTcattatgtacattttattatttatttttatttatttatggggaCAGAGTCTctatcaaccaggctggagtgcagtggcatgatcttggctcactgcaacctctgcctcctaagttcaagtgattctcctgcctcagcctgctgagtagctgggattacaggcacctaccaccacacccgactaatttttgtatttttagtagagacggggtttcaccatgttggccaggatggtctcgaactcctgacctcaagtgatccacccgccttgggttcccaaagttctgggattacaggtgtgagccactgtgccccgcccaatatgtacattttaagGAGTTACATATCAGGCCTCCTTTTTTGTATGGGGGTATGCTTGGATGTTTAGGTGGGCTGACTTGAGATTTGAGTTCTTATCAAAGGAAGAGTTCTCCTATCCTTTCCAggaaaataatgttgaaaaacaaaaaccgtAAAGGCCACAGACCAAAGTATTTGAACTCTTTTAGACTACATGTCTCTCCCTGGAAAAGTAGAAAGGATATTTTACTGTCATCACTGCTTGCTCTTACAAAGAGTCTACCAAGAATCACAGGCAAGGgaccaggaaagaaagaagtaaaacaatgtCATTAAGTAGGTGGTGGAAAAATATGTGTTTGGACAATAGTAGGTACAGAGGGCCAAAAGGAGTTTTTTGTTGTACTTGAAAGATTCTTGGAAAACAGATCTGTGAAACGATCATATAGCTTGAATAATGAGGGCCAAATGAGAATAATCAAAGCTGTAATCTATgtgctgcttttttaaaaagactgttcGGCATGGGTTACTGTTAGATTTACAGGGGAGATTAATAGTTGAGCTAGTATTTGTGTTGTTATTCATAGGCATTCTGGAAGGAAtggctgaatttaaaaaatgtattagaagccgggcatggtggctcacacctgtaatctcagctctttgagaggctgaggtaggagaattgcttgagcccaggagtctgagaccacctgggcaacattgggagaccctgtctctacaaaaaataataataaaaaaatagccatgccgggcgcggtcgctcaagcctgtaatcccagcactttgggaggccgagacgggcggatcacgaggtcaggagatcgagaccatcctggctaacacgatgaaaccccgtctctactaaaaaactacaaaaaactagccgggcgaggtggcgggcgcctgtagtcccagctactcgggaggctgaggcaggagaatggcgtgaaccggggaggcggagcttgcagtgagctgagatcaggccactgcactccagcctgggcgacagagcgagactccgtctcaaaaaaaaaaaaaaaaaaatagccatgtgtggtggtgtgcagctgtagtGCCAGCACCTGGGGGGGCTGAGATGAGAgggtcgcttgagtccaggagtttgaggctgcagtgagctatgattgcgctattgcactccagcctgggcaacagaatgagaccctatctctatttttttaaaaaagaagaaatttgagaGCTTTATGCTGCTTTTTCaggtttcttattttctttatataggaAAAGAGATACAGTATGATTATTATTTACAGTCTGATTTCATGTGTTAATAGTTGTTAAAAAATATAACCCATAGTAAATTGATAATTCATTAGAAGCCTACTTATTTTCAAGTAGGGTTTTATAAAGGTTTATCTAAAattgatgcttttttttcttttaaggacatTTGATACGTTAAGGAATCACCCATCCTTTTATGTATTTAATCATCGTGGTCGAGTACTTTTCCGGCCTTCGGATACAACAAATTCTTCAAACCAAGATGCATTGTCCTCTAACACATCATTGAAGTTACGAAAACTCGAATCGCTGCGTCGTTAagatttttacaaattataataaTAGGACAGGACACAGAGCTGGAATATTGGAGTTTGGGGTATAAAAcactcctccctgcccccattaGTATTTATATTGATCTTTCAGACCTACTTTAGAAAAAACCATGGCCCTCATTTATATACTGTTAATCCAATCATTAATGCAGTGTAAGTTATATGTGAAATAAGTCTTTGGTATTTCATATAggaatgtttttttcatttaaatcaaaTCCACATCTTTTGTAAAAGCCACGGTTTTGAACACATTTCCTTGAAAAATGTTGGTGgtttttgtgattatttatttttttagatttcttttgcaCTACAGTTTTTGGAATCCTTTTGGAAATACTGTGTGACTGCTGCATTTTGCAGCGTGAATTATGGTAAAATGGTCTTCAATTCTTAACAAATGGACTTCCCTAATGAGACCAAAATGGtgatttaacagttttttttgtgtCCCCTAAAAAGTGGCTCTGCT
It includes:
- the MMGT1 gene encoding membrane magnesium transporter 1 is translated as MAPSLWKGLVGIGLFALAHAAFSAAQHRSYMRLTEKEDESLPIDIVLQTLLAFAVTCYGIVHIAGEFKDMDATSELKNKTFDTLRNHPSFYVFNHRGRVLFRPSDTTNSSNQDALSSNTSLKLRKLESLRR